A region from the Microbacterium sp. NC79 genome encodes:
- a CDS encoding low specificity L-threonine aldolase has translation MTNLHDVNVRGFASDNYSGIHPEVLAAIAAANGGHQIAYGDDQYSERLQQVFASHLGEGVEAFPVFNGTGANVVGLQSMLPRWGAVIAASTAHINVDEGGAPERVGGIKLLTVESPDGKLTPELIDKEAWGWGDEHRAQPLVVSITQTTELGTLYSIDEIRAITEHAHSLGMTVHMDGARLANAAAALGQPMRAFTRDAGVDVMSFGGTKNGAMLGEAIVVMNPEASTGLTYLRKLNMQLSSKMRFVSAQLIALLEGDLWLRNASHANAMATRLRAALEAGVADGSIRGVGFTQETQSNGVFATLPEGVADRVRETFRFYDWDAANREVRLMCSFDTSEADIDALVSLIAQETTR, from the coding sequence GTGACCAATCTTCACGACGTGAACGTACGCGGATTCGCTTCTGACAACTACTCCGGCATCCACCCCGAGGTGCTTGCGGCTATTGCCGCGGCAAACGGTGGCCACCAGATCGCCTACGGTGACGATCAGTACAGCGAGCGCCTGCAGCAGGTATTTGCCTCGCACCTCGGCGAGGGCGTTGAAGCTTTCCCGGTCTTCAACGGAACCGGCGCGAACGTCGTCGGGTTGCAGTCGATGCTTCCGCGCTGGGGCGCCGTGATCGCCGCATCGACCGCCCACATTAACGTCGACGAGGGCGGTGCGCCCGAGCGCGTAGGCGGCATCAAACTGCTCACCGTCGAAAGCCCTGACGGCAAGCTGACCCCCGAACTGATCGACAAAGAGGCGTGGGGTTGGGGCGATGAGCACCGCGCGCAGCCGCTCGTCGTTTCCATCACGCAGACCACCGAGCTCGGCACGCTCTACTCGATCGACGAGATTCGCGCGATCACCGAACACGCTCACAGCCTCGGCATGACCGTGCACATGGACGGCGCTCGTCTCGCGAATGCGGCAGCTGCACTCGGACAACCGATGCGCGCATTCACTCGCGACGCCGGCGTCGACGTGATGAGCTTCGGCGGAACCAAGAACGGCGCCATGCTCGGCGAAGCGATCGTCGTGATGAACCCCGAGGCATCGACCGGGCTCACTTACCTCCGCAAACTCAACATGCAGCTGTCGTCAAAAATGCGTTTCGTGTCGGCACAGCTCATCGCCCTACTGGAGGGCGACCTGTGGTTGCGCAACGCCTCGCACGCGAACGCGATGGCCACGCGCCTGCGCGCTGCCCTCGAAGCGGGCGTTGCCGATGGTTCCATCCGCGGCGTGGGCTTCACCCAGGAGACCCAGTCCAACGGCGTCTTCGCAACGCTCCCTGAGGGTGTCGCCGACCGGGTGCGCGAAACGTTCCGCTTCTACGATTGGGACGCGGCAAACCGCGAGGTACGCCTCATGTGCAGCTTCGACACGAGCGAGGCAGACATCGATGCGCTCGTCAGCCTGATCGCTCAAGAAACGACGCGCTAA
- a CDS encoding VOC family protein gives MKIDRMELLGVVVTDLDEAVDRYTRLFGLEFHIFTPGESYPLADAIAINDSAAQIPAGGRIAMDTSGMFELIELPDEQPGFRNIHYRVDDIEAAKAHFIAEGMTVVRDLYAGPIREVIFDGATFGGIRVCLMQYDGPSFAEVATSGPVPV, from the coding sequence ATGAAGATCGATCGCATGGAACTGCTCGGCGTTGTCGTGACTGACTTGGACGAAGCAGTCGACCGCTACACCCGCCTTTTTGGCCTGGAGTTTCACATCTTCACGCCGGGGGAGTCCTACCCACTCGCCGACGCCATCGCCATCAATGATTCAGCAGCGCAGATTCCGGCGGGCGGACGCATCGCCATGGACACCTCTGGCATGTTTGAGCTCATCGAGTTGCCTGATGAGCAGCCCGGCTTCCGCAATATTCACTACCGCGTTGACGACATCGAAGCAGCCAAGGCGCACTTTATCGCCGAGGGTATGACCGTCGTCCGTGACCTGTATGCCGGCCCGATCCGCGAGGTCATTTTTGACGGCGCAACGTTTGGCGGCATTCGCGTGTGCCTCATGCAGTACGACGGTCCGTCGTTTGCTGAGGTCGCGACGAGCGGCCCCGTGCCGGTGTAA
- a CDS encoding nuclear transport factor 2 family protein — translation MPTVEERLEQLESRLQVAEDRLAIANLIASYGPAVDRRDGAATEALWSTEGTYVIGDEVVPFTGLADIVDRPGHLRYVTAGCSHFLSPARIEVTDDTAVAVNYSMVVMHEGERWVVDRLSANRWELVRTDGGWKVERRANRTITGVEEARALLA, via the coding sequence ATGCCCACCGTCGAAGAACGACTAGAACAGCTCGAATCCCGCCTTCAGGTGGCCGAAGACCGGCTGGCGATCGCGAATCTCATCGCGTCGTATGGCCCCGCCGTTGACCGCCGCGACGGTGCAGCCACCGAGGCACTCTGGTCTACGGAGGGCACCTATGTCATTGGCGACGAAGTGGTTCCGTTTACCGGCCTTGCCGACATCGTCGACCGTCCGGGTCACCTCCGCTACGTCACCGCTGGGTGCAGTCACTTCCTCAGTCCGGCGCGCATCGAGGTCACTGACGACACTGCGGTCGCGGTGAACTACTCGATGGTTGTTATGCACGAGGGCGAGCGCTGGGTGGTTGACCGCCTCAGCGCAAACCGCTGGGAGCTCGTGCGCACCGACGGAGGCTGGAAGGTCGAGCGTCGAGCAAATCGCACGATTACCGGTGTCGAAGAGGCCCGCGCCCTGTTGGCGTAG
- a CDS encoding helix-turn-helix transcriptional regulator, with amino-acid sequence MASNRDVIVEAEPGLGKSMLRATVARAARVEGWRTIRLDQPSPMSSKDRAIVIADLDALSATDLSRLADLQRSDGVRFFATRRPPHPFADPTDSTARTPVLARATTMTLLPLTLTQCDALIEEQVSVTPMHAEPTLVERRWVWAQSGGFPRVAVSLLHTLNDSPVEEDSLSTPSRRTLIEASGVLAGLPPALQRFASSLLPLVGVSFTRIRRFFNRVELSLLIESHVISDHRDTLCIPLPFQSALRMMSEPEMTALAQDIIADICASVVIDAECSESEVNVAARALTVDATLRALIDSDAQLAVLSMAMWLARRRGESEPAAAIARRILTMHPAAATDGLRRIARQESDDFERLAADLRAGQKIPVADLSLWALCLQMPLTATVAGLDDLLAEIGEQQSDTIDRYGLEAHRASLVAAGALDLGDFDEALRLTAPLLVPSHRNTLAALRGYSVNALVHARRLDHAALRTTAEAFAQLATATTFERGLKADLTRRMTLDALTVITCAFGAAGQRVPISFEQVIDRFITEGLLHEDLSMSTAAAICHLIISAQHDQQDEMQGDIRFLTRQARTDVSAWVLAAVGGHQPEPLFSPVTSPLSQAVTLALALTIELQRGQVAFSDAISALPDASVPLVKLAQRFLTSASTGIGAGSPIDDIAGIEEATIPGAMLDFCIGIEEGDPSRLRRAAFTFQSMGGGEQAQAALTALTPLVSGDHAFEKSVRPLKRTVTSRLRAMEEKAEPLTPREYEIALLAAQGHRNADIAQRLFLSVRTVESHLYRAMRKLAVDRDGLHPSVLLRLGIES; translated from the coding sequence TTGGCTTCGAATCGCGACGTGATCGTTGAGGCTGAGCCTGGCCTCGGAAAGAGCATGCTGCGCGCCACCGTCGCTCGCGCCGCCCGCGTCGAAGGATGGCGCACCATCCGGCTTGATCAGCCGAGCCCGATGAGCAGCAAGGATCGCGCCATCGTAATCGCCGACCTCGATGCGCTCAGCGCGACGGATCTGAGCCGACTTGCCGATCTGCAGCGTTCCGACGGCGTCCGGTTCTTCGCAACCCGCCGCCCACCACACCCCTTCGCTGACCCCACCGACAGCACGGCACGCACGCCCGTACTGGCCCGCGCCACCACGATGACTCTGCTCCCGCTCACGCTGACACAGTGCGATGCTCTCATCGAAGAACAGGTGAGCGTCACCCCCATGCATGCCGAGCCCACGCTCGTCGAGCGCCGGTGGGTGTGGGCGCAAAGCGGCGGATTTCCGCGCGTTGCCGTGTCACTGCTCCACACGCTGAACGATTCGCCTGTCGAAGAAGACAGCCTGTCGACACCATCGCGTCGCACACTGATCGAGGCATCGGGTGTGCTCGCTGGCTTGCCCCCCGCATTACAACGATTCGCGAGCTCACTCCTGCCGCTCGTCGGCGTGAGTTTCACCCGCATTCGCCGCTTCTTCAACCGCGTTGAACTGTCGCTACTCATCGAATCACACGTGATCAGCGATCACCGTGACACCCTGTGCATTCCGCTACCATTCCAGTCTGCGCTGCGCATGATGTCTGAGCCCGAAATGACGGCCCTCGCGCAAGACATCATCGCTGACATTTGCGCGTCTGTTGTTATCGACGCCGAATGCAGCGAGAGCGAAGTTAACGTGGCTGCACGCGCGCTCACGGTCGACGCGACGCTGCGCGCGCTGATCGACAGCGACGCACAACTCGCAGTATTGAGCATGGCAATGTGGCTCGCTCGTCGTCGCGGCGAGTCGGAACCAGCGGCTGCGATTGCACGTCGCATCCTGACGATGCACCCTGCCGCCGCGACGGACGGTCTGCGACGAATCGCCCGCCAGGAGAGTGACGACTTCGAACGGTTGGCTGCTGACCTCCGCGCCGGCCAAAAGATTCCGGTCGCCGACCTATCCCTGTGGGCGCTGTGTCTGCAGATGCCGTTGACCGCCACCGTGGCTGGCCTCGACGACCTGCTCGCCGAAATTGGCGAACAGCAGAGCGACACCATCGACCGGTACGGACTCGAAGCGCACCGCGCCAGCCTCGTCGCCGCAGGAGCCCTAGATCTCGGCGACTTCGATGAGGCGCTGCGCCTGACGGCCCCCCTGCTGGTTCCGTCTCACCGCAACACACTCGCGGCGCTCCGCGGATACAGCGTGAACGCTCTGGTACACGCGCGACGCCTCGACCATGCGGCGCTACGGACCACTGCCGAGGCTTTTGCTCAATTGGCGACCGCGACGACGTTTGAGCGTGGCCTCAAGGCCGACCTGACGCGGCGCATGACACTCGACGCGCTCACCGTCATCACGTGTGCGTTCGGCGCTGCCGGGCAGCGTGTGCCGATCAGCTTCGAGCAGGTCATTGACCGGTTCATCACCGAGGGGTTGCTGCATGAAGACCTCTCGATGAGCACGGCTGCCGCCATTTGTCACCTGATCATTTCGGCACAGCACGACCAGCAAGATGAGATGCAGGGCGACATTCGCTTCCTGACGCGCCAGGCGCGGACCGACGTATCCGCCTGGGTTCTCGCTGCGGTGGGCGGACACCAGCCCGAGCCGCTGTTCTCTCCCGTGACTTCGCCACTGTCGCAGGCCGTGACCCTGGCACTCGCGCTGACTATTGAGTTGCAGCGCGGTCAGGTGGCCTTCTCCGATGCCATCAGTGCCCTTCCTGACGCATCGGTTCCTCTTGTAAAACTCGCTCAGCGCTTCCTGACGTCAGCCTCCACCGGAATCGGTGCAGGTAGCCCCATCGATGACATTGCCGGCATCGAGGAGGCAACGATTCCTGGGGCCATGCTGGATTTCTGCATCGGCATCGAAGAGGGGGATCCTTCACGACTTCGACGGGCCGCCTTCACCTTCCAGTCGATGGGTGGCGGTGAGCAGGCACAGGCCGCTTTGACTGCGCTTACTCCGCTGGTGAGCGGGGATCACGCGTTTGAGAAGTCGGTGCGCCCGCTCAAGCGCACCGTGACGTCACGATTGCGTGCGATGGAAGAGAAGGCGGAACCATTGACGCCGCGCGAATACGAGATTGCGCTGCTTGCCGCGCAAGGACACCGCAATGCTGACATCGCACAGCGGCTGTTCCTTTCGGTTCGCACGGTCGAGTCGCACCTCTACCGCGCGATGCGAAAGCTCGCAGTTGACCGCGACGGATTGCACCCTTCGGTATTGCTGCGGCTCGGAATCGAATCGTAA
- a CDS encoding TIGR03619 family F420-dependent LLM class oxidoreductase — translation MTFLAINLMDIDSLPSASGEPAGFAAMRDLAIMADEMGVDKIVLPEHVLISRQAHANREGFPYPVEASWFDPMVALGAIAAVTRNARLSTNVMIAPLRPAPLLAKQLATLDALSGGRLDAAFGVGWQREEYDAAERAFEGRFGTMDEQIAACRALWAGGDAQFVGKKVSFDDAWSMPQPVQGAALPIYLGLALTPRGVQRVVTLADGWQAPPMPAAEFADAVATITDAAGTKPMHFTGALSIHPRGTVMSAVDDPFAQAAGLWQAGAHTVIAHPRHFCESMADVERYLTDLVAQREATAVTDS, via the coding sequence ATGACTTTTCTTGCCATCAACCTGATGGACATCGACTCACTGCCCAGCGCATCGGGTGAGCCCGCCGGGTTTGCCGCGATGCGTGATCTCGCCATCATGGCCGATGAGATGGGGGTCGACAAGATTGTGTTGCCTGAGCATGTGCTGATTTCCCGCCAAGCGCACGCCAACCGCGAAGGCTTTCCCTATCCCGTTGAGGCATCGTGGTTCGACCCGATGGTGGCGCTCGGCGCCATCGCCGCGGTGACCCGCAACGCCCGCCTCAGCACAAATGTGATGATTGCGCCATTGCGCCCTGCTCCACTGCTTGCCAAGCAGCTCGCCACGCTCGATGCGCTGAGCGGCGGACGCCTCGACGCTGCCTTCGGGGTCGGGTGGCAGCGGGAGGAGTATGACGCGGCTGAACGGGCGTTTGAGGGACGATTCGGAACCATGGACGAGCAGATCGCGGCATGTCGCGCGCTGTGGGCGGGCGGAGACGCCCAGTTCGTGGGCAAGAAGGTGTCATTCGATGACGCGTGGTCGATGCCGCAACCCGTGCAGGGGGCGGCGCTGCCGATCTATCTCGGCCTCGCACTCACACCCCGCGGCGTGCAGCGCGTGGTGACGCTGGCTGATGGGTGGCAGGCGCCGCCGATGCCCGCGGCAGAGTTCGCCGACGCGGTTGCCACGATCACCGATGCCGCTGGCACAAAGCCGATGCACTTCACCGGAGCGCTCTCCATTCACCCGCGCGGCACCGTGATGAGCGCGGTCGATGATCCGTTCGCTCAAGCCGCAGGACTCTGGCAGGCCGGGGCTCACACTGTGATTGCGCACCCGCGACACTTTTGCGAATCGATGGCCGACGTGGAGCGTTACCTCACCGACCTGGTGGCGCAACGCGAAGCCACGGCCGTCACCGATAGCTAG
- the coaE gene encoding dephospho-CoA kinase (Dephospho-CoA kinase (CoaE) performs the final step in coenzyme A biosynthesis.), which produces MRIIAITGGIGAGKSTVARALAERGAHLLDGDQVARAVVDPADPIGAVTVSQIRDLLGDDAFHADETLDREAVGARVFSDPELRSAYNRILFPAIERATVVRIAAVRASDPQATLIHEIPLYTGRTLPWTYDYVVTVEADDAVRAERLISGRGYSPQHAADRIAAQGAAGPREAIADRVIRTDGTMAHTLEQVEALWHDAQSLPHTAH; this is translated from the coding sequence ATGCGAATCATTGCGATTACCGGTGGCATCGGCGCCGGGAAAAGTACGGTGGCTCGGGCGCTGGCCGAACGCGGCGCTCATCTTCTCGACGGCGATCAGGTGGCACGCGCCGTTGTTGACCCGGCCGATCCGATTGGCGCTGTCACGGTCTCGCAGATTCGGGACTTGCTCGGCGACGACGCCTTCCATGCCGACGAAACGTTGGACCGCGAAGCGGTTGGCGCGCGGGTGTTCTCTGACCCTGAGCTTCGGAGCGCCTACAACCGCATTCTGTTTCCCGCGATCGAGCGGGCCACCGTTGTGCGCATCGCTGCAGTACGCGCCAGCGACCCGCAAGCGACCCTCATCCATGAGATTCCGCTGTACACCGGTCGCACCCTGCCATGGACATACGACTACGTTGTGACCGTCGAGGCCGACGATGCGGTGCGAGCCGAGCGCCTCATCAGCGGTCGCGGGTATTCGCCACAGCACGCAGCCGATCGCATCGCGGCGCAGGGCGCTGCCGGGCCGCGCGAGGCGATCGCCGATCGGGTGATTCGCACAGACGGAACCATGGCGCACACGCTGGAGCAGGTGGAGGCTCTGTGGCATGATGCCCAGAGCCTCCCCCACACCGCGCACTGA
- a CDS encoding NAD(P)-dependent oxidoreductase produces MSRVLVVGGTGFIGSEVVRQLRERGDDVVILSRREEAEGDPRHIAGVERLLGDYMAPEAVDLSGFDGIIFAAGHDIRHVAAGDDDEAFWGRVQRDGVPAFAAAAKKAGVARFVQVGSYYHQLHPEWAANDLYIAARKAADEGARALTDETFAAITVNPPSIVGANSDRGVRGFARLVSWVRGERAEPGLWGPAGGTNYMSVRSLAQALIGALDRGEPGKAYLVGDESLSYSEYWQWIADAAGSSHTIEERDEEHPFQPDRFIVQGRGNVIAYEPDAAETALLGYDRHDVRRELAAIVAAVDALPPRS; encoded by the coding sequence ATGAGTCGTGTTCTGGTTGTCGGCGGCACCGGTTTTATCGGCTCTGAGGTCGTGCGCCAGCTCCGTGAGCGTGGCGATGACGTCGTCATTCTGTCGCGTCGCGAAGAGGCAGAGGGTGACCCCCGCCACATCGCGGGAGTCGAACGACTCCTTGGCGACTACATGGCACCGGAAGCGGTGGACCTCTCCGGGTTCGACGGCATCATTTTCGCAGCAGGACACGACATTCGTCACGTTGCCGCAGGCGACGATGACGAAGCGTTCTGGGGTCGCGTGCAACGCGATGGTGTTCCAGCGTTCGCCGCCGCCGCGAAAAAGGCCGGAGTTGCCCGGTTCGTGCAGGTCGGATCGTACTACCACCAGCTGCACCCCGAGTGGGCCGCAAACGACCTCTACATCGCCGCCAGAAAGGCAGCCGATGAGGGGGCGCGTGCTCTGACGGATGAGACGTTCGCGGCGATCACCGTGAACCCGCCGTCGATCGTCGGCGCGAACTCAGACCGCGGGGTGCGCGGGTTTGCTCGCCTCGTCAGCTGGGTGCGCGGCGAGCGAGCGGAACCAGGTCTCTGGGGCCCAGCTGGTGGCACGAACTACATGTCGGTGCGTTCCCTCGCGCAGGCGCTGATCGGCGCCCTCGACCGCGGCGAGCCTGGCAAGGCCTATCTCGTCGGCGACGAGAGCCTGAGCTACTCCGAATACTGGCAGTGGATTGCCGATGCCGCGGGCTCATCGCACACCATTGAAGAGCGCGACGAAGAGCACCCTTTCCAGCCGGATCGCTTCATTGTGCAGGGCCGCGGCAATGTCATCGCTTACGAGCCTGACGCCGCCGAAACAGCCCTGCTCGGATACGACCGCCATGATGTGCGCCGCGAACTCGCGGCCATTGTGGCGGCTGTCGACGCACTGCCGCCGCGTAGCTAG
- a CDS encoding MaoC/PaaZ C-terminal domain-containing protein, with product MTATAGDWAGRPIGDRVVSYTEWDAILYALAVGAPADRLDLVFEDQFRVMPTFGLTLAQWAPDVLATEGAWDNTSVHGSQKLVVHKELPRQGEISMSARVGNVWDKGAASIFEIEVTCEYFTATWSIFAPGTGGWGGERGAKAEPAVREGEGDVLEYNVALNSAALYRLTGDRHHIHIDPAAAARIGQEKPILQGLATIAGALIPLADAAGKHPADLVELEGRFSGMVIPGDHLQIRTWGESFDIERDGTVVIAAGKATFA from the coding sequence ATGACCGCAACCGCCGGAGACTGGGCCGGTCGCCCCATTGGTGACCGCGTCGTGAGCTACACCGAGTGGGATGCGATTCTCTACGCGCTCGCCGTCGGTGCGCCAGCCGATCGCCTCGACCTGGTCTTTGAAGATCAGTTCCGGGTGATGCCGACGTTTGGCCTGACGCTTGCACAGTGGGCTCCCGACGTTCTCGCCACCGAAGGCGCGTGGGACAACACGTCGGTGCACGGCTCGCAGAAGCTCGTCGTGCACAAGGAACTGCCACGACAGGGCGAAATTTCGATGAGCGCGCGCGTAGGTAACGTGTGGGACAAGGGTGCCGCCTCGATCTTTGAGATCGAGGTCACCTGCGAGTACTTCACCGCCACATGGTCGATCTTTGCCCCGGGCACAGGTGGCTGGGGCGGCGAACGCGGAGCGAAAGCGGAACCTGCGGTGCGGGAGGGGGAGGGTGACGTTCTCGAATACAACGTTGCGCTGAACTCAGCTGCGCTGTACCGCCTCACCGGCGATCGCCACCACATTCACATTGACCCGGCAGCCGCCGCCAGGATCGGCCAGGAAAAGCCGATCCTGCAGGGCCTCGCCACGATTGCCGGTGCGTTGATTCCGCTGGCTGACGCGGCAGGTAAGCACCCGGCCGACCTCGTCGAGCTTGAGGGTCGGTTCTCGGGAATGGTAATTCCGGGCGACCACCTGCAGATTCGCACGTGGGGCGAATCGTTTGACATTGAACGCGACGGAACCGTTGTGATCGCAGCCGGAAAGGCGACGTTCGCATGA
- a CDS encoding SDR family oxidoreductase, translating to MAGILDGRVAIVTGAGRGLGREHALELARQGAKVVVNDLGTTLGGDGESVGPAQEVVDIIRAAGGEAVANGSDIADFEQAGQLVQQAIDTFGRLDILVNNAGFVRDRMLVNTGEDEWDAVIRVHLKGHFATMRHAGAYWRTESKEGRQPVARVINTSSGAGLQGSIGQASYSAAKAGIAALSIVAAAEMGRYGVTVNAIAPSARTRMTEGPFAEAMAAPEDGFDKMNPANVSPVVAWLASEDAADVTGRVIEIEGGKICLENGWAHGPANDLGRRWEAAEVGAAVRDLIAAAPAPEPVYGS from the coding sequence ATGGCCGGAATTCTGGATGGACGCGTTGCAATCGTGACGGGTGCCGGACGCGGACTCGGGCGCGAGCACGCCCTCGAACTTGCCCGTCAGGGCGCCAAGGTTGTCGTCAACGACCTCGGCACGACGCTCGGTGGCGACGGAGAATCCGTCGGCCCCGCGCAGGAAGTTGTTGACATCATTCGTGCCGCTGGTGGCGAAGCCGTCGCCAATGGTTCCGACATCGCAGACTTCGAGCAGGCTGGCCAGCTCGTGCAGCAGGCCATCGACACGTTCGGACGCCTCGACATTCTCGTCAACAACGCGGGCTTCGTGCGTGACCGCATGCTGGTCAACACCGGCGAAGACGAGTGGGACGCCGTTATTCGCGTGCACCTGAAGGGGCACTTCGCAACGATGCGTCACGCCGGTGCATACTGGCGCACCGAATCCAAGGAGGGCCGCCAGCCGGTCGCTCGCGTCATCAACACGTCGTCGGGCGCAGGCCTGCAGGGCTCGATCGGTCAGGCCAGCTACTCGGCAGCCAAGGCAGGCATCGCGGCGCTGTCGATTGTTGCCGCAGCTGAGATGGGTCGCTACGGCGTCACCGTCAACGCCATTGCGCCGTCGGCGCGTACCCGCATGACCGAGGGGCCGTTCGCTGAAGCGATGGCGGCGCCCGAGGACGGCTTCGACAAGATGAACCCGGCAAACGTATCGCCGGTTGTCGCGTGGCTCGCGAGTGAAGACGCAGCGGATGTCACGGGCCGTGTCATCGAAATCGAAGGCGGCAAGATTTGCCTCGAGAACGGCTGGGCACACGGCCCTGCCAACGACCTTGGTCGCCGCTGGGAGGCTGCCGAAGTCGGCGCCGCCGTGCGCGATCTGATCGCCGCTGCCCCCGCACCCGAGCCGGTGTACGGATCATGA
- a CDS encoding enoyl-CoA hydratase family protein yields the protein MTLTSQMHDKGVRVITMNYPPVNALPVQGWFDVADAMIEAGKDADTRVVVLRAEGKGFNAGVDIKEMQKIEGFSGILGANRGCYESFKAIYECPVPVIAAINGFCVGGGVGFAGNADTIIASEDAYFGVPEVDRGALGAATHLSRLVPQNLLRSMYYSSRTITAQRLYELGTVWDVVPLDKLEETALSFASEIAAKDPRVIRAAKAALNGIDPMDVNASYRFEQGFTFELNLAGVADEHRDEFVATGKNLDT from the coding sequence ATGACGCTTACATCCCAGATGCACGACAAAGGTGTTCGTGTCATCACGATGAACTACCCACCCGTGAACGCCCTGCCCGTGCAGGGCTGGTTCGACGTGGCCGATGCCATGATCGAAGCGGGCAAAGACGCAGACACGCGCGTTGTCGTACTGCGCGCCGAAGGCAAGGGCTTTAACGCCGGTGTCGATATTAAAGAGATGCAGAAGATCGAAGGCTTCTCCGGCATCCTCGGCGCAAACCGCGGCTGCTACGAGTCGTTCAAGGCGATTTACGAGTGCCCCGTGCCCGTGATCGCTGCGATCAACGGCTTCTGCGTCGGCGGCGGCGTTGGCTTCGCTGGCAACGCCGACACGATCATCGCTTCAGAAGACGCGTACTTTGGCGTTCCCGAGGTTGACCGCGGTGCCCTGGGCGCGGCAACGCACCTCAGCCGCCTGGTTCCGCAGAACCTGCTGCGCTCGATGTACTACTCCAGCCGCACCATCACCGCCCAGCGTCTGTACGAGCTCGGCACGGTGTGGGACGTGGTTCCGCTCGACAAGCTCGAGGAGACCGCGCTCTCCTTCGCCAGCGAGATCGCGGCGAAGGACCCGCGTGTTATTCGCGCTGCGAAGGCGGCGCTGAACGGCATCGACCCGATGGACGTCAACGCGTCGTACCGCTTCGAGCAGGGCTTCACGTTTGAACTCAACCTCGCCGGTGTCGCTGACGAGCACCGCGATGAGTTCGTCGCGACCGGCAAGAACCTCGACACGTAA
- a CDS encoding CoA transferase subunit A, producing MSNKRLRDEEVPGLFRDGMTIGIGGWGSRRKPMALVRALIRSGVRGLTIVSFGGADVGMLCATGQAARVMHGFVSLDTIAIEPHFAAARVAGTIRNTDLDEAMLVSGLRAAAHRLPFEVTRAGLGSDAVLRNPDIKMIRSPYADGEELVAMPAIELDVALIHVDRADERGNGQVLGDDLFFDDYFAAAADVTIMSAESVVPSLSAEPLQSLVIPRLNVSHIVEAEQGAAPTACLPSYPRDEAFQKMYAASVGDWEAFASRYANVSHEEFRRAYAAFGEAS from the coding sequence ATGAGCAACAAGCGCCTGCGGGATGAGGAGGTTCCCGGTCTCTTCCGCGATGGCATGACGATCGGGATTGGCGGCTGGGGGTCGCGGCGCAAGCCGATGGCCCTCGTGCGCGCCCTCATTCGCTCCGGCGTGCGCGGGTTGACGATTGTCAGCTTCGGCGGTGCCGATGTTGGCATGCTGTGCGCGACCGGGCAGGCCGCCCGCGTCATGCACGGCTTCGTGTCGCTTGACACGATCGCGATCGAACCGCACTTCGCGGCGGCTCGGGTTGCCGGAACCATTCGCAACACCGATTTGGATGAGGCCATGCTGGTCTCGGGGTTGCGGGCAGCAGCTCACCGGCTGCCTTTTGAGGTCACGCGAGCGGGGCTCGGCTCTGACGCTGTGTTGCGCAATCCGGACATCAAGATGATTCGCTCGCCGTACGCCGATGGCGAGGAACTCGTGGCAATGCCCGCGATTGAGCTCGATGTCGCGCTGATTCACGTGGATCGCGCCGATGAGCGCGGCAACGGTCAAGTGCTCGGCGACGACCTGTTCTTCGACGACTACTTTGCCGCCGCAGCGGACGTAACGATCATGAGTGCAGAATCTGTGGTTCCGTCGCTGTCTGCCGAGCCCCTGCAATCGCTCGTCATTCCGCGCTTGAATGTCTCTCACATTGTCGAGGCTGAGCAGGGCGCAGCGCCGACCGCCTGCCTGCCGTCGTACCCGCGGGACGAGGCATTTCAGAAGATGTATGCCGCCTCTGTGGGTGACTGGGAGGCGTTTGCGTCTCGCTATGCGAACGTCTCACATGAGGAGTTCCGGCGGGCATATGCCGCGTTTGGGGAGGCGTCGTGA